The window CTCGCGATGGAAAAGCTCATTGTGCCCGAGCTCGGGCATCTGGTCCGCGAGGCCAGTCGGTAGGCCCCTGACCCTGGCCTGGGGGGAGTGGATGAAGGTGAGGGGGGTAGTGACCACGTGAACACTCAGGAGGAATGATATGCGTCACGTTCGTCTCGTCGGAATGCTGCTGTTGGCGGTCTCGGCTGTCTGGCTCGCGGGGTGCGCCGCCTCGGGTCCGACCCAGACCCCGTTCTGGCAGGAGAGCACGGGCGGCCCCGTAGCCCCGGAACTCTCCCGGCTCAACGACCTCCTATCCGACCTGGCCGAGCGGCTCAAGCCCGGACTGGTTCAGGTGCGCGTGCTCCGCACCCAGTCCCAGCAGGCCGAGGGGCAGGAGACGCCGCCGCAGCCCCCGGACGAGGGCCGTCGCGCCTCGGGTTCCGGCTTCCTCATCACGGAAGACGGGCTCATCGTGACCAATGCCCACGTGATCACCGACGCGCAGCGGATTCAGGTGCGTCTGGCCGATGGCCGCCGCTTCGAGGGCAAGCTGATCGGGAAAGACAGCCGCGTGGACCTGGCGGTGCTTCGGATCGAGGCAGCGCGCGGGCTCCCGGTGCTGCCGCTGGGCGACTCGAACCGCGCCCGCGTCGGCGAGCTGGTCATGGCGCTCGGTCACCCCTTCGGTCTCGAGCAGACCGTCTCGTTCGGCATCGTGAGCCGAAAGGGGGCGCCGCTCCGGGTCGCCTCGCCGGGCTTCGACTTCCTCCAGACTGACGCGGCAGTGAACCCGGGGAATTCGGGAGGGCCGCTGGTGAACATGGCCGGCGAGGTCCTGGGGATCAACAGCATGGCGGCCCGCAGTGGCTCCGTTGGCTTCGCGTTCCCGATCAACCTCGTCTAGACGCTGGTCCCCCAGCTCGTGGCCTAAGGGAAGGTGGAGTGGGGCTGGCTCGGGGTCGGGATCGATGAGGTGCCCGACGAGGACGTGGCCAAGCTCGGGCTGAGCGAGGCCCGCGGGGTGCTGATCAGGCAGGTCATGCCGGGCGAGCCCGCCGAGAAGGCCGGGCTCAGGGCGATGGACGTGGTCCTGGGCGTGGACGGCGAGTCGGTCCACGGTCCCCGCGACCTCCAGCGGATCATCGCCACGTCGCCGCCGGGGAAGACCGTCAAGCTCCGGGTCGTCCGCGAGGGGAAGGAACAGGAGGTGCCCGTCGTCGTCGGGCTCTACCAGGAGCCCTCGGAGCGCCCGCGCCCCGCTCGGTGAGAGCCCTCGCTCCGTCGCTCCTGGCGCTCCTCGTCGGAGCTCTGGCCCTTGCGCGTCCCGCTGCCGGAGCCTCCCGTGTTACCGCGCTCTTTCCGAGCGACGACTTCACCGTGGCGGACCCGGCTCAGCTCACAGGCCGCCGCGTGGCGCTCCCGCTCCCGAACTGCACGGTTGACCCGTCGGGCTGCGACGAAATCCGGCTGCTGAACCAGCTCGACGGGTTCAGCCTCAACCCGCGCGTCGCGCTTCGGGTCTCGGCGCCTCTCGACCTCGGCTCGGTCACCCGCGACACCGTCTTTCTCCTCCCGCTGGGCGGCGGGGCGCCCGTTGGCCTCGCGCGCCTGGTATGGGACCCCGAGGGCCGAACCCTCTACGGTCATCCCGAGCGGCTCCTGAACCAGGGAAGTCGCTATGCCCTGGTGGTGACGGGAGGCGTGAGAGACGCCGACGGTCAGCCCCTCATGCCTTCGGGGGGGACGCCTGCCACGCTCGGAAGACGGCTCGAGGCCCTCGGGGTCATGGCCTCTCGCGTCGTCGCGTTGTCGAGCTTCACGACCCAGTCGGTCACCGCTGACCTCGAGAAGATCCGCCGCCGGCTCGACCAGCTCCCCGCCGCGCGTCTCCGCTTCGACCTCGCCCGCGGCAGGCGCCGGAGTATCTTCCCGCGACGCGAGATCGCCAGGATGGAGCACCGCCGCCACGTTCGCCTCAGCGACGACCCGTATGCGCCGGTGCCGCTGCCTCTGGCCCTGATCCCGCCGGCCGAGGTGAACCTCGTCGCCTTCGGCGCCTTCAGCTCTCCCAGCTTTC is drawn from Candidatus Rokuibacteriota bacterium and contains these coding sequences:
- a CDS encoding PDZ domain-containing protein; this translates as MEWGWLGVGIDEVPDEDVAKLGLSEARGVLIRQVMPGEPAEKAGLRAMDVVLGVDGESVHGPRDLQRIIATSPPGKTVKLRVVREGKEQEVPVVVGLYQEPSERPRPAR
- a CDS encoding trypsin-like peptidase domain-containing protein translates to MRHVRLVGMLLLAVSAVWLAGCAASGPTQTPFWQESTGGPVAPELSRLNDLLSDLAERLKPGLVQVRVLRTQSQQAEGQETPPQPPDEGRRASGSGFLITEDGLIVTNAHVITDAQRIQVRLADGRRFEGKLIGKDSRVDLAVLRIEAARGLPVLPLGDSNRARVGELVMALGHPFGLEQTVSFGIVSRKGAPLRVASPGFDFLQTDAAVNPGNSGGPLVNMAGEVLGINSMAARSGSVGFAFPINLV